The Xanthocytophaga agilis genome window below encodes:
- a CDS encoding DUF3592 domain-containing protein — protein sequence MVVIVLFGICIVGSVAAFLVALAQIRWIRKAKTYSRVEAQITKVVNASWNGDTADREGGEYTVPVAEFEIGSNQTMAFTLYGSEYRNYLVGQRIQMLYPPGQPELAVVFERKEIVSTSIKYSVVGVILAGLAILLWYWTGLKIVE from the coding sequence ATGGTTGTAATCGTTCTCTTTGGGATATGTATAGTTGGAAGTGTGGCAGCATTTCTTGTCGCTCTGGCACAGATACGATGGATACGAAAAGCGAAAACATATAGTAGGGTAGAGGCACAAATAACAAAAGTCGTGAATGCCAGCTGGAATGGCGATACTGCCGATCGCGAAGGAGGAGAATACACTGTACCTGTTGCTGAATTTGAAATCGGATCAAATCAAACGATGGCTTTTACATTATATGGAAGTGAGTATAGAAACTATTTAGTAGGACAACGAATACAGATGCTGTACCCTCCCGGACAACCTGAACTAGCAGTGGTATTTGAGAGGAAGGAGATAGTTAGTACAAGTATTAAATACAGTGTAGTTGGAGTAATACTAGCAGGGCTGGCAATACTACTATGGTATTGGACTGGGCTGAAAATAGTAGAATAA
- a CDS encoding tetratricopeptide repeat protein produces MKGETNQNALHLIKFIYLTPLLLLPFLSQAQNIYPQNHKKADSLFYWANATLKWMLPPPDTAITIAIQAYTKAIQYDTTHWSAYRNRARLYLQRSEYLKAINDLTNSLCYAPPGHTELHSMLAEAYYHTEDYKAAIIEWAISIEDLPNVESFWIGLAKSYWKLGQRQKACVYFQKAVAIDKRALEDKGFLECN; encoded by the coding sequence ATGAAAGGAGAAACCAACCAGAATGCACTTCATCTTATCAAATTCATTTATTTAACTCCATTATTACTATTGCCATTCTTATCTCAGGCTCAGAATATATATCCTCAAAATCATAAAAAAGCGGACAGTTTATTTTATTGGGCTAACGCTACTCTTAAATGGATGTTACCACCTCCAGATACAGCTATTACAATAGCTATCCAGGCTTATACAAAGGCGATTCAATATGATACAACTCATTGGTCAGCTTATCGAAACCGAGCCAGACTTTACCTCCAGAGAAGCGAATATCTGAAAGCTATTAATGATCTTACTAACAGTTTATGTTATGCCCCTCCTGGCCACACAGAACTTCATTCTATGTTAGCAGAAGCATACTATCATACTGAAGATTATAAAGCAGCAATTATAGAGTGGGCAATCTCCATAGAAGATCTCCCTAATGTCGAGAGCTTCTGGATAGGACTAGCTAAATCCTATTGGAAATTAGGTCAACGTCAGAAAGCATGTGTGTATTTTCAAAAAGCTGTTGCTATTGATAAAAGAGCACTGGAAGATAAAGGATTTCTGGAATGCAACTGA